Proteins found in one Bacteroidota bacterium genomic segment:
- a CDS encoding PAS domain S-box protein → MEKKLPSTEESNTTNDNQNENWSQRYITHAPTAVFITDENRLCLEVNPAACAITEYTEAELLKMQISSLIAPEYQEQAAEHFRMMAMTGKTNCEVAFLRKNGTRGFWSVDAVKISPTRFMCFTHDITARKQAEQALLKSEEKFRKAFMTSPDAVTITRLRDGMFISVNDGFKKILDYTDEEVVGISSLKLNIYQNQKDRENVVEELRIKGYINNYEAPFVTKSGAIVYGLMSASIIELETELYILSITRDISARKLAEASLIESESRLRAITDSAQDAILMMDSTGAICFWNQSAERILGYAHKEAMGKKLHMLLAPQRYHEAHQAAFPEFLSSGKGPAIGKTLNLHALRKDGKEIAIELSLSAIRIKNEWQALGIIRDINDRIKRDEEIKTKTLELERFNNLMIGRELKMMELKNEVNQLLVKSGSKPKYKVVGND, encoded by the coding sequence ATGGAAAAAAAACTACCCTCTACAGAAGAATCGAATACAACAAACGACAATCAAAATGAAAACTGGTCGCAGCGATACATTACGCATGCGCCAACCGCTGTGTTTATAACCGACGAGAACCGGCTTTGTCTGGAAGTGAACCCTGCAGCCTGTGCCATTACTGAATACACTGAAGCAGAATTATTGAAAATGCAGATTTCATCGCTCATAGCACCCGAATATCAGGAGCAGGCAGCTGAACATTTCAGGATGATGGCCATGACAGGCAAAACAAATTGTGAAGTGGCTTTCCTGCGTAAAAACGGAACCAGGGGATTTTGGTCGGTAGACGCAGTAAAAATTTCGCCTACGCGCTTTATGTGTTTCACGCATGATATAACTGCCCGCAAGCAGGCTGAACAGGCACTGCTGAAAAGCGAAGAAAAATTCAGGAAGGCTTTTATGACCAGCCCCGATGCTGTTACTATTACACGCCTGCGCGACGGGATGTTCATTTCGGTGAATGATGGATTCAAAAAAATATTGGATTATACAGATGAAGAAGTTGTAGGTATCAGCTCACTGAAACTGAATATTTATCAGAATCAAAAAGACAGAGAAAACGTTGTTGAAGAGCTCAGAATAAAAGGATACATTAATAATTACGAAGCACCATTTGTGACAAAAAGCGGAGCAATTGTTTATGGTTTGATGTCTGCTTCCATTATTGAATTAGAAACAGAACTTTATATTTTAAGCATCACCCGCGATATCAGTGCACGAAAACTGGCAGAAGCATCTCTTATTGAAAGCGAATCACGCTTGCGTGCCATTACCGACTCGGCACAGGATGCAATATTAATGATGGACTCCACCGGTGCAATTTGTTTCTGGAATCAAAGCGCCGAGCGGATTCTCGGATACGCACATAAGGAAGCCATGGGAAAGAAGTTGCATATGCTATTAGCGCCACAGCGCTATCATGAAGCACACCAGGCGGCATTTCCCGAATTTTTAAGCAGCGGAAAAGGTCCGGCAATTGGCAAGACACTTAACCTGCATGCCCTGCGAAAAGACGGAAAAGAGATTGCGATTGAGTTGTCTCTTTCGGCAATCAGAATCAAAAACGAATGGCAGGCTTTGGGTATCATACGTGACATAAACGATCGTATAAAAAGAGATGAAGAAATAAAAACAAAAACATTGGAACTTGAACGTTTCAACAACCTGATGATAGGGCGGGAACTAAAAATGATGGAACTCAAAAATGAGGTTAACCAGCTGCTTGTTAAATCAGGCAGTAAACCAAAATACAAAGTTGTAGGTAATGATTAA
- a CDS encoding CheR family methyltransferase, translated as MINSGLTDTQSNDVELICNYIVQEYGRDLRVYSHVFLMNSIAFRIAETGASSAVEYVELLKSDASEINRLFNSMNIPYSVFFRNMIDFSIIEQFVLPELFNHHLADKAPMVRIWSAGCATGQESYSLMMLADKFRQKHPRSSPAIVFGTDISDESLALAATGKFDARCIQNVRLSQLDEYFTYTENSYTVKSELKCGVEFSRYDMLDANTSSPPSGIFGGFDMICCCNLLIYYKPEIQQAIINKLFRALRPKGFLMVDASERALLRQHQGFIAYSNVSNLFVKL; from the coding sequence ATGATTAATTCAGGCTTAACCGATACACAGAGCAATGACGTAGAGCTTATCTGCAATTATATTGTGCAAGAATACGGCAGAGATCTTCGCGTATACAGCCACGTATTTCTCATGAACAGCATCGCATTCAGAATAGCTGAAACGGGAGCGTCTTCGGCTGTTGAATATGTCGAATTACTCAAATCAGACGCTTCCGAAATCAACAGGTTGTTCAATTCAATGAATATACCTTACAGCGTATTTTTCAGGAATATGATTGATTTTTCAATTATCGAACAATTTGTGCTGCCCGAATTATTTAATCACCACCTTGCCGATAAAGCGCCCATGGTGAGGATATGGTCGGCAGGATGTGCAACAGGTCAGGAATCGTATTCGCTGATGATGCTTGCAGACAAATTCCGGCAGAAACATCCCAGAAGCAGCCCGGCCATTGTTTTCGGTACCGATATTTCGGATGAATCTCTGGCGCTTGCAGCCACAGGAAAATTTGATGCACGCTGCATTCAGAATGTACGATTGTCGCAGCTCGATGAATACTTCACTTACACCGAAAACAGCTATACCGTAAAAAGTGAATTGAAATGCGGCGTGGAGTTTTCCCGTTATGATATGCTTGATGCGAATACGTCATCACCGCCATCGGGCATTTTTGGCGGCTTTGATATGATTTGTTGCTGCAACCTGCTTATTTATTATAAACCCGAAATTCAGCAGGCCATTATCAATAAATTATTCCGGGCGCTCAGACCCAAGGGATTTCTGATGGTTGATGCCTCTGAAAGAGCTTTGTTAAGGCAGCATCAGGGATTTATAGCGTACTCTAATGTATCTAACTTGTTTGTAAAACTATAA
- a CDS encoding response regulator, whose product MKKQGLFQHIKIRALLSWGFGILLTIVTFIGFNSVRQSNLIWKDTSDLFNHPFKVNIAVREIQRDVISMHRSLKDAILSENDFELNKYVAKIEANKIAVQKNFDLVYSLYLGNKTTVDSAYEAFNNWDMVRDSTLLLRRQGKIEEAAYRTTHSAELYERDMMSRIKRLEDFAMAKAKSFYAAAEVKKNSQLTQILTIIGILTLLIIVFFILIIRSISIPLKEITGVAEQQQRGDFSARSKIVSNNEMGQFAQSFNRMAESIEHELNIQSDAAEVGYVFLDNTDLMSAAQNLVSLLLVKTNSNLGVIYFLDEASGMFEPLFSAGMSGAKVHSFSGTNFEGEFGRVLLEKKRVHIKDIPDDTIFEFVTVAGTFRPKEILNIPITQKEKVLAIISLASVYNYTTKMLDLLTISEKNISIGINKAIILDKIREYSQALDNQNSLLENQSKELKLQTEELHEQNAELEMQKRQINEASRLKSEFLSNMSHELRTPLNSVIALSGVLNKRLEKRIPEEEYSYLEIIERNGKLLLHLINDILDLSRIESGKVEYRYNSFSIKDLANSIIEQLQTAADEKGILLLNKIPDDLPLLKSDVSKCHHILQNLLDNAVKFTDKGSVEIIAAVVKDHVHIIIKDTGIGIPAENLSQIFDEFLQVDGSSSRKHKGTGLGLAIAKKYCLLLDGQIDVVSAVGKGSLFTVILPLEPSEKRAEEAGDFMNSIERPSLMQPLLIRDANAPLKTLLIVEDNEAAIVQLTEILEQQGFHIQVARNGLEALEFVNFKIPDAIILDLMMPEMDGFEVLENIRGTVKTAKIPVVILTSKYLSNEELKKLSQNNVHQLIQKGDVSKSELLVIVQSIFGEKAAPEKSQKRTKHIDIKKGKASILVIEDNADNVMTVKAIIGENHFVTVAEDGADGIKKAKNNPPDLILLDISLPGMDGYAVLDELKKDSSLTQIPIIALTARVMKGDREHILNYGFDDYISKPVDLDEFENTLKKYIE is encoded by the coding sequence ATGAAAAAACAGGGACTATTTCAGCACATTAAAATACGGGCATTGTTGTCATGGGGATTCGGAATTCTCTTGACTATTGTGACGTTTATAGGATTCAATTCCGTCAGGCAATCGAACCTGATATGGAAAGACACCTCCGATCTGTTTAATCATCCGTTCAAAGTGAACATTGCCGTGCGCGAAATACAGCGCGATGTAATTTCTATGCACCGCTCACTTAAAGACGCCATATTATCGGAGAATGATTTTGAGCTTAATAAGTATGTTGCTAAAATAGAAGCCAACAAAATTGCCGTTCAAAAGAATTTCGACCTCGTTTATTCATTGTATCTGGGTAATAAAACAACAGTAGACAGTGCCTACGAAGCATTTAACAACTGGGATATGGTACGCGACTCCACCCTGCTGCTTCGCCGACAGGGTAAAATTGAAGAGGCAGCCTACAGAACAACCCACAGTGCTGAGCTGTACGAGAGAGATATGATGAGCCGCATCAAACGTCTCGAAGATTTTGCAATGGCCAAGGCAAAATCGTTTTATGCTGCCGCCGAAGTCAAAAAGAACAGTCAGCTGACTCAGATTCTAACAATTATAGGCATATTGACACTGCTCATTATTGTCTTTTTTATTTTGATTATCCGCAGCATCAGCATCCCGCTCAAAGAAATTACGGGGGTTGCGGAACAACAGCAGCGAGGCGATTTTTCGGCACGTTCCAAAATTGTTTCCAATAATGAGATGGGACAATTTGCACAATCATTCAACCGCATGGCCGAAAGTATAGAACATGAGCTGAATATTCAATCGGATGCTGCCGAAGTGGGATACGTGTTTCTTGACAACACAGACCTGATGTCGGCAGCTCAGAATTTAGTTTCCCTGTTACTTGTAAAAACAAATTCCAACCTTGGCGTCATTTATTTTCTGGACGAAGCCTCGGGCATGTTCGAACCATTGTTTTCTGCAGGGATGTCGGGTGCAAAGGTCCATAGTTTTTCAGGCACTAATTTTGAAGGAGAATTTGGTCGTGTACTTCTCGAAAAAAAGCGCGTTCATATAAAAGACATCCCCGACGATACTATATTTGAGTTTGTAACGGTAGCGGGCACTTTCAGACCCAAAGAAATTTTGAATATCCCGATAACACAGAAGGAAAAGGTTCTTGCCATTATTTCTCTGGCAAGCGTTTACAATTACACTACCAAGATGCTTGACCTGCTCACCATTTCCGAAAAAAATATCAGCATCGGTATAAACAAAGCAATCATTTTAGACAAAATACGGGAGTATTCGCAAGCGCTCGACAATCAGAATTCGTTGCTTGAAAACCAGTCGAAAGAACTCAAATTACAAACCGAAGAACTGCACGAGCAAAATGCAGAGCTGGAAATGCAGAAACGACAGATCAACGAAGCGAGCCGCCTGAAAAGTGAGTTTCTCTCAAACATGAGTCATGAACTGAGAACGCCGCTGAATTCGGTAATTGCGTTATCGGGCGTGTTAAATAAGCGACTTGAAAAACGCATTCCGGAAGAAGAATACAGTTATCTTGAAATCATAGAACGAAACGGCAAACTGCTGCTGCACCTCATCAACGACATTCTTGACCTTTCAAGGATTGAGTCGGGAAAAGTGGAATATCGTTATAACAGCTTCTCTATAAAAGACCTTGCAAATTCAATCATTGAGCAGCTGCAAACTGCCGCCGACGAAAAAGGCATACTGCTGCTGAATAAAATTCCGGATGACCTTCCATTGCTGAAAAGCGATGTTTCCAAGTGCCATCACATTTTGCAAAACCTGCTTGACAACGCGGTAAAATTCACCGATAAAGGCTCTGTTGAGATTATCGCCGCCGTAGTAAAAGACCACGTTCATATTATCATTAAAGACACAGGCATCGGCATTCCGGCTGAAAATCTGTCGCAGATATTTGATGAATTTCTTCAGGTCGACGGCAGCTCATCGCGCAAGCACAAAGGCACCGGACTCGGACTTGCCATTGCTAAAAAGTATTGCCTGCTGCTCGATGGCCAAATAGATGTAGTAAGCGCCGTGGGAAAAGGCTCTTTGTTTACCGTAATACTGCCGCTTGAACCTTCAGAAAAACGCGCTGAGGAAGCCGGCGATTTCATGAACAGCATTGAGCGCCCTTCACTGATGCAACCGCTGCTTATAAGAGATGCGAATGCTCCGTTAAAAACACTCCTGATAGTGGAAGATAACGAAGCTGCGATTGTACAACTGACAGAAATACTGGAACAGCAAGGCTTCCATATTCAGGTTGCCCGAAACGGTCTTGAAGCACTGGAGTTTGTGAATTTCAAAATACCCGATGCCATTATTCTTGACCTTATGATGCCCGAAATGGACGGGTTTGAGGTACTGGAGAACATTCGCGGTACGGTTAAAACAGCCAAGATTCCGGTAGTAATTCTTACCTCTAAATATCTAAGCAACGAGGAGCTGAAAAAACTATCTCAAAATAACGTACATCAGCTCATTCAGAAAGGCGATGTGAGCAAATCGGAGTTACTTGTTATTGTACAAAGCATCTTTGGCGAAAAAGCTGCGCCTGAAAAGTCGCAAAAACGAACCAAACATATTGACATAAAAAAAGGGAAAGCGAGCATTCTGGTTATCGAAGACAATGCCGATAATGTAATGACGGTGAAAGCAATTATTGGCGAAAACCATTTTGTTACGGTAGCAGAAGATGGCGCTGACGGTATTAAAAAAGCGAAAAACAATCCACCCGACCTGATACTTCTGGATATTTCGCTGCCGGGCATGGACGGTTATGCTGTTTTGGACGAACTTAAAAAAGACAGCAGCCTGACTCAAATACCCATAATTGCGCTCACTGCCCGTGTAATGAAAGGCGACCGTGAACACATCCTGAATTATGGTTTCGACGATTATATTTCGAAGCCTGTTGACCTTGATGAATTTGAGAACACACTGAAAAAGTATATTGAATAG